The genomic interval AATTTGCATAGCATCTTCCCATAAAATTCCACCTGGTTCTGGCGTGCCGGTTGCTGGCATAAGAGAAGCGTCAAAACCATCAACATCAAAGGTTAAATAAACATCACGCCCTTTAAGTGGTGCAACGATTTTATCGTAATCCCACTTGGTTCTATCTTTGCCCCAATGGATAGTAATTCTGCCCATTTTTGATTCTTTTTCATAAAACGGAATTTCCTCAGCGGAGATATTTCTAATTCCGCAAGAAATAAGCGTTGTAACTTGTTTGTGATCTAAAACCCTGCGAAGTGCAGCGGCGTGAGAATATTTAACACCCAGATAGCCATCTCGCAAATCTGCATGTGCATCAAAATGTAGAACTGCAAGGTTTTTATATCTGCGAGCAAAAGGGCGGATAGTGCCAGCCGTAATTGAATGCTCACCACCAAATGTAAAGGGAAATTTTTTTAATTTAAGAACTTCCTCAACAATATTTTCTAACTGATCAATGGCTTTATCAAGATTTTTGTTTATCACTTCCGCTTTTAGCGTAGCAATGCCAAAATTCCTGATAGGCTCACACCATAAATCTTCATCAAAAAATTCAAGCTCAGATGAAGCATCTATCATCGCTTGTGGGCCTTTAGATGTGCCACCTCCATAGCTAACAGAGTTTTCTAAACCGAATGGAATAATTATAACATCAGCCTTTTCTGGCTTGCCAACTATTTCTTCTGGCAGATGCGTAAAAGCTTTTTCGGCAGGTAAAAAATTCAGCTTCATATTTTTGGGATTGTTTTATAGACGCTTATATAGCAATTTTATGAATTATGAAGGGTTAAAAATTACGCTTAAACCATTCAACCAATTGGTTCACTTTATTGAATTTTCTTGGGCTTTGAGAAACCATTTCAAGCGGATTAAATTTTGGCTTGGTTTCGGTTTTATCTTTTTGGCTTGCCGCATAAATTAGCATTCCTACCGCCGTTGAGAAAGCTGGGCCTTTCGCAGATTCTGGCATACTATGAAGTTCAGTTGGTCTGCCGATTCTAGTGTGCTTATTAAAAACATAGCTTGCAATTTCCCTCATGCCTTGTAGTTGAGAAGAACCGCCAGTTATAACTATTTTATTTCCCGCAACGCCGTATAAACCGCTCTTTTCTAAATTACTTTTTGCAAGCTCTAAAATTTCTTCAACTCTTGGCTTAATAATTGAGGTAAGCTCCGCTTTTGTAATAGTTTTATGATTAGAATTACTTTCTTCTTCATTTAACTCAATTCTATCCAAATCGTCGCTATCGGTTGAAATTGCTGAGCCGTGAATAACCTTTAATCTTTCAGCATAAGGCACACTCAAGGAAAGCCCAAGTGCAATATCTCGCGTAATATGAAGCCCACCAACAGGAACCGAGCTAAAATAAACCGGATACCCCTCAGAAAATATAGCAATTGAAGTATTACCCGCACCAATATCAAGCATAGTAACGCCAATATCC from Rickettsiales bacterium carries:
- the speB gene encoding agmatinase codes for the protein MKLNFLPAEKAFTHLPEEIVGKPEKADVIIIPFGLENSVSYGGGTSKGPQAMIDASSELEFFDEDLWCEPIRNFGIATLKAEVINKNLDKAIDQLENIVEEVLKLKKFPFTFGGEHSITAGTIRPFARRYKNLAVLHFDAHADLRDGYLGVKYSHAAALRRVLDHKQVTTLISCGIRNISAEEIPFYEKESKMGRITIHWGKDRTKWDYDKIVAPLKGRDVYLTFDVDGFDASLMPATGTPEPGGILWEDAMQIIKRAAKISNIVGADINELAPIKNWHASDFLAAKLAYKILSFKFCKDRIKL
- a CDS encoding cell division FtsA domain-containing protein — protein: DIGVTMLDIGAGNTSIAIFSEGYPVYFSSVPVGGLHITRDIALGLSLSVPYAERLKVIHGSAISTDSDDLDRIELNEEESNSNHKTITKAELTSIIKPRVEEILELAKSNLEKSGLYGVAGNKIVITGGSSQLQGMREIASYVFNKHTRIGRPTELHSMPESAKGPAFSTAVGMLIYAASQKDKTETKPKFNPLEMVSQSPRKFNKVNQLVEWFKRNF